The DNA segment tcaaaaaatctcataattatAGTTTAATCACATATTTCACATCACAAGTTTTTTGAatcaaattacataaaatttagGTCATCAAAAACTaacaattaatatatatatatatatatatatgttttttgatgttttttacacaaataaatgtaaaatattaaataataatacgACTTTTGTCgtaaaaatttaaatacaacCGATAAAGGGACATGTgaagagcttttttttttttttttttttgtttattaagaTGTGAATAGAAGAATTGAGTGTAGCACGTGCTGAAATTAAATGAACCGTCCCCGGGTAGCGTTGCTCGAGatgggtttttgtttttcaatcttTCAGTTGACCAGACCACCTCCGTGACTTGGGAGGAGACacatttgtatttttatatttatttgttttctttttttaaattgccTTGTATGCATTCCCTCCTTGGTAGCCCCCGTTTTTGAGTGAGATGATGCATGGCACGACCCTCTTTGCATTTTGCAAGGTGGCGTCCACTTCTTAATTGttgtttacttatttttaattatttatttatttttttcctaagtGAAACTTAGACATATAAACCaaattatttctttcctttttattttgtgttATTACTATAAATAATACCTTATCCcatattaaaagtaatttggATTATTAGGAGTATAACGTACCTTCTACTGCAACGcacattaaaatatttgggGAATAGAATACACTTATTCTACATtccataatttattattattatttcataaatattaaatcatgCAAATTTTGTTATGAGAAGTTGAgtattcctctatttttttcttcctcctcataagttctcccttttcattgaaacatgaaaatatatataaaaaaaaaaacaataatataacaattgaaacaaaatgaaaaaagagtTGGTCTAATTTGGTGAAACATATGGTAATATGTTATCTTAAAACTGTTATCACCTCCCTACATGCAGTGTTAACAAATGGTAGCCGCTCTAAAATACAACCTCAACCATTGGCTAAAACTATGGGAACCTATCCATAATTCTATTGTCtaaaaactatgaaaaactCAAAAGAAGATatctttataatattatttttttccataaaaatgaaaggtctttttaataataaaaatatgatcattGTTTGAGTATTAGTAATTACCTTAGAATAGTCAACTCCATGAATCtcacaaatatcaataaaactCATCAAATCCCACACAAgattggaaaaataaaagtcACTTATTGTCTTTAACCTTTACAATAATAAAAGGTATGATACCAAGATTTTaacctcttttttattttatttttttgtaaaagaaagttttaacttttatatttttgagtAAAATCTTACATTCCTCCACAAGGtttaaaacttcaaaataataatgaaaataagtaaataaattaatggacAACGTTATACTATACAATATCTATAGGTATTTTTTGGACTTGAACTTACACTTAGTATTAACAATTTCCATTTGAGGATCCATAGTGAATTATGTCTTGAACTACGTCCTTAAGCCAAACTTTAGCATGACACACACATAGTATTGATATGAAACTTGATTCTAAGAGAGTTAGTGAATGTTATTAATGGTCATGCACTAGTATCTTGATTCTCATGAGAGTTACTAAGGAATAACCCTACTCCCATAGTCATGGTCATAGGATGACTCTCATTTAAGTGAGTCCTCCAAGGGTACATATGACTTGTACCTCATAGAATTTTTTATCTTGGACCCATTTAGGGAAATACTCTTCCAAACATCACATCAAAAGCACTATCACCATAGTGATGTAAATTAGACTCTCTCCTGAAAAATAGTGCTATAAAGTTACGTATTACAAATTATTTCTATCCATTTAACCTTCTTCATGATATCTCCGATCACAAATGTTAAGTTACCATTGGAGGTGACTCCTTTAAGGCCTTCAACCCATCCCCCTTGATGATTCTAAGATAGCATTTCTAGAAAGACCCTTGGTCAACTAATTGACAAAATTCTTTCAGATCTAAAATCCAAGGATGTCGAATAGTAAGTTTTTAATGCATTCTGCCTCAATGTATATTATATCAAGCGCAATTAACTTAGATTTCATTGCTTCTTGATATTATAGTTTGTTTTAAATCCCTAAGAAATAACAACACCTCTTAGAAGGATATTATATCTAATAGTGAATTTGACatctaaattttcaattatccAATTTACATCACTATATCCTTCCACTACATTAAGGAATCCTTCGTAACATAAAGAGTAATCTAAACTTTCTCTAAGATACTTAAAAACTCTTTAAAGCAACCCAATTTTCCTTGCTAGGATTATGATTATACCTACTTAGTCTCCCCGCTACATATGTTATACCATTGTTAGTCTAGTTATTtgaaatatacaataaagaccCTATTATTTGAGAATCATTAATTGTTGTATTGCTCTCcaacatttttcttcaaatgcaTATGGGAATCATAGGGTGTGGATATTGGTTTACTATCAAagtaattaaattttcttaatattttttcaatggCACTTCATTGATCCAAATTTGTACCCTCAACTGTTCTTAAAAGTCTCATTCCTAATATTATGTATCTCTCCTAAATCCTTCGTCTCAAAGTTCATAGATAAATaatctttcatgtcattcactATTCTATACTACTTCCAAAAATTAGAATATCACCTACGTAAAAACAAAGTATGTTACATTCTTTTAGATccattttataataaatacatTTATCATAATCATTAATCTTAAACCTAAAATCCAATATGACTTTATCAAACTTTTTATGTCACTATTTTAAAGCTTGCTTAAGACCAATATAATGACTTGACCGTTTTCAAGAATAGGGTGACTTCActaatttctatttaatttctCTCTTAATGTTGTTTATGATTCCTCTAGTTTATGGGTGGgctaaatttatatattacctaatttttatttattccacCTCATCAAAAATTCATGTTGGTTAGCCTTTTATTCATTCAAAATCATCAAAGATTATATAGGTTATCCTTTCATTCATTCCAACTCATTAAGGATGCACATAGTTGcactctttatttttcttctacctCTCCATACCATTATATACAATTatatgattatatttttatttttgtaaatagtaGAAGAAAAAGCAAGGATGTCTCTTCCAATCTTGTGAAATAATAAATGTTATAAAGTTaaattttggatgcataaaaatagaaagttaattaagtattattaagCAATCTTACTTTTTACCTTAATCCATGACACATAATACGAAATTGATTGATAAATCAACTCAAATTCATATTTCACATCATGGATAAAGGTAAAACATAAtaccaattaattaattttttattttatcatttttctaatCCAAGTCTCTAATTGGTTGCCTTGATTAATTAGATCATCTACCAAGCTTTTTATATACATTTCCAAAGAAATAAGTCTATAATCAATAAACATAATCATACACGACCATAATTAATACAAATGCTAACAGTAATAGGTGAAGAGAGATGTCCATCACTTGGGGAGTGAAAAAAGGTATGATGTTTGAAAGGGCCGAGCAGGGTTATCAATTAGGGATGACAATAGGGCAGATTCGGAatgggtcgcccccatcccaaccccgtctcgtttattcaaaattattttcatcctcatcccatttaaaaaattaaacaggaCGAGACGAgtatgataaattctcatacccgTCCCACTTTGCCCCGTTtaactatattttttgaattttaattttttttaaattacttttaaaatttttaattatattaaaataattatattttataaataattaaattattatattttttataacttattttattaaaaatatttttttattatttatatattaaaaatagtaaaataaaaattaaattaaattaattttaaaatttaaattaaattaattttatatataatcgggacGGGACTTGGTAATATCCGAACCCGGCTccaggtttaaaaaaaaattatcaaacccgtttattaaaattgaatctCGTCCCACTAAAAGCGAGACAAACAGTACCTGAAAGAACCGGTCCACTGCCATCCCTGTTATCAATTAGAGGCTTACTCATTTTTAAACCATTGGCTGAAGAGTAAAGGTCTCCCCACACATGCCTGTTATTATCAAAACTAGAGTCGAACAAACTGACTAGTCAAAACAGAAAAGAGATGATGAGAGATGATTTTTGGGGAAGGGTACTATCAAGTCAATTATAGATGCCAATTATCAAGACAAGCTCTGACACTAACTAGTGCACATGGTGAATTCTATGCTAGGCTACCGTATAAATGATCATTATTGCTTTGCATGTGAAGTAGATGTAACATCTAGTGACATCCTTCTGCAACAGGGAGATCCTTTAACAAGCACTTAACAAGACATCAATTGAGCTTTAGAGGATAGGATGGGaagaatacttttttttttttttttttattttatctcaaGAGGCATATCAGATGATATTGTCTTATTTGTTTATCCTCTTATACcttaatctcatttatttgtatcaTTTATTTAACGATCGAGATCTTATATATCGTATATATTTCAAGACCCAAATCTTTTGTTCGAGAGGTACCACTTTGGTATCTTAGCATTTTCCTTGAAGGATGGATAGTTGGAAGGAGTCAATTTCAATGGAAGCTGTGAAATAATATGCTTAGAAAAGATGAGGTTGGGTAAATTAGTAATAGTTTCAGGCAAAGCAACAATAAGAGACATGgtgaatgaaagagaaaaagaagatacTTGTTGGAGCTTCACAGTCTGATTCCAtaacagcaaaaaaaaaaacaaagaaaattttgaattgtattATGATTCACTAATTTGATGTCACAGATGTGTACAGGATGCTAGAAATTAATTTACAGTAATAATCACTAGTCAACCTAAAATCTAGacagtcttttttttttttggttatccATATTCTTTTGGGAGAAAGCTCCAAATAATGAGTATAATCAGCACCTCAGATGTGAAGTTCCATGTTAAATGGCGAAAATAAAGCAGGCCTAAGAAGACTGACAGGCAAAGGAGGTTGTTCATGTTTACTGCCCCATAAATCTGCACCAAACAATTCATATAGTGTTATTGGATTAGAATAACACAACAGCAACACAAAATTCACTAAGATAGAGAAAAGCAGCAACGAAGTAGTCTAACATCAACTTCTATACATATAAATTTGTAGGAGAAGAAAACCTCTGAAACTGTTAAAGGAGCAATCCTCAATTTCTTTTGGCTGGCAAAGATTAGAGCAGACACTGCTTCACTTGAGCTAGCAAAAGGCAGAACAATGAATGAGACAAAGAAAGGAGGAATGTTTGTAGCAGAGTAGAAGTTGCCAACAGCATTGACAAGAGGATCGACAAATGTAGCAGCGATAAGAGTTCCCAACAGCAATATAAACACTCCTTTGAAGGCACTCCATTTGGGATTTTCAATCTTCTCAGCCGTATAAAACTGAATCCCCAGAAGCTCATTCCCTTTGCTTGTGGGCTGAATATGCATTTTAAAGATGTCAGATTACTAGTAGTGAGGACTTGATCAGGACTAAACCGAGAATAACATGAAACTGACTAACATACCGTGTTGAAGTCATCTATAATTATTCTTGTCTGGAAATCACTGTCACTTGAACAAACTGCTGAATGCTTAGCCTTATCATACCATTTTGAGATTCCTATGATAAATGCATCCAAGTTAATTTTGGAATCCCCACATGCATCAAAATCTGTCAATACTTTCCCAACAGCCTCATCAATATCTGAATCTTCTTTAATCTGGATTCCTGTTATCAGTGCTCTTAACTCACTAGCCGAAAGCTGCTGATCTGAATCCTCTCCAATCATCTCAAATAACCTGTCATTGTATCCAAGAAAGAGTTGATCCATTGAGAATCAAGGCTGATCAGACAAGTTAGAAAGGAATTTGCTGAGTATGTGAGGATTGGAATTGCTTCATGCAATTGATGTGTTCGAATCTAATTTAGAAAAGCCCTATGACTAGGGTTAAAAGGGACATATTCAAAGAGGAAAGAAGTTGAAATTATAACAAAGACTAACTTTTTTATCACTTCTCTATCAGGTTCCCCATTAGCTGTTAAGAGCCTCCCCAGGGTACAACATTTCAAATGTTTTACAATTCTCGACATCATATGCTTATCCTTTGCATGTGTAAGTCTTGTTTTCAAAACTGAAGGGTGAAAGACCTGCAACAACATTTGACTGGAAATTTGAGAAGATGGCATAAGAAAAGGTTTggctaccaaaaaaaaaaaagtcaacaaGAAGCAGCCTCTGAATTTGAGTGGACAAATACCTGATGAAGGCAATATGCAAGCAATAAAGAAATAGAGATAATGAGGGAAATCAAAACTGCTAAGCAAATTTGTGAAGTTGTGTGGAGAACTTGTGATAGTTGGATTATTATGAATGGCATAACAGATATAACCATGATCCTTGCTGTATAGCTAGCCCTGATATCAGTACTAGCAGCTGAACCTGAAAATAGCAATAAAGGAACATGCATTATGTGCTAGGACAATAATCAAGCTAAGCAGCAATTAACTTGTTAGAGGTAGCCAGAACTAATAATATGCTTTAGCACGTATACTGATATGCAcagaactaaaaaaattttacctACTGCATAACAAACTTCACATGAAGAAATACTTAATTTGGACAGCGAAGATAAAGAACAATTAAATAGTAATAGCATTTCATAATTCGAAGATTTGAATTAATCCCAGTTGAAAAGTTGCTCCACAAAATATTCTTTCACACATGACACTAACAGAGTCCTAAGAAGTGAAGAGGGGAGGTAAGTACCGACTAAGCTGAATCCTCTGGCATTTTTCTCCACAGGTTTTGCcctcaaattttcaagatcACACTTGCCAACTATGATGCAGCA comes from the Vitis vinifera cultivar Pinot Noir 40024 chromosome 12, ASM3070453v1 genome and includes:
- the LOC100260847 gene encoding sodium/calcium exchanger NCL; the encoded protein is MGKKHALLLLQLLLLLQVNPGNCRYIAPKYSSSGQVSNGGGEVQQPAFVVFEHRPSPYSCKQTHGVMPCTTTVFGNVFLILVYGYLMFFAARLLYDGSEILVELLSPGITGGVFLPLLSSLPDAIIILASRLCGNKDTASSQVSAGSALLGGSTAMLLTLLGGCCIIVGKCDLENLRAKPVEKNARGFSLVGSAASTDIRASYTARIMVISVMPFIIIQLSQVLHTTSQICLAVLISLIISISLLLAYCLHQVFHPSVLKTRLTHAKDKHMMSRIVKHLKCCTLGRLLTANGEPDREVIKKLFEMIGEDSDQQLSASELRALITGIQIKEDSDIDEAVGKVLTDFDACGDSKINLDAFIIGISKWYDKAKHSAVCSSDSDFQTRIIIDDFNTPTSKGNELLGIQFYTAEKIENPKWSAFKGVFILLLGTLIAATFVDPLVNAVGNFYSATNIPPFFVSFIVLPFASSSEAVSALIFASQKKLRIAPLTVSEIYGAVNMNNLLCLSVFLGLLYFRHLTWNFTSEVLIILIIWSFLPKEYG